Proteins encoded in a region of the Deefgea piscis genome:
- a CDS encoding WecB/TagA/CpsF family glycosyltransferase, whose protein sequence is MQETLVRIGELIASGLPNQHVVINADKVVKAEKDPELRQIINNCALINADGMPVVWASKLLGIPLKERVAGVDLFVELMRYSAEQGWRVYFLGAKEEVVKGVVDKFTVQYPNLQIAGYRNGYWSADQEQSVVDAITLSKTDLLFVAISSPKKEQFLGKYQSQMKVPFAMGVGGTFDVMVGKTKRAPVWMQKTGFEWFYRFLQEPRRMFKRYFIEDMYFFVLLGKAVFVKAMGKS, encoded by the coding sequence ATGCAAGAGACACTAGTAAGAATTGGTGAATTAATTGCTTCAGGCTTACCTAATCAGCATGTAGTGATTAATGCTGATAAGGTCGTAAAAGCTGAAAAAGATCCAGAGTTACGTCAGATTATCAATAATTGTGCATTAATCAATGCCGATGGTATGCCTGTTGTCTGGGCTTCGAAATTGCTTGGGATCCCACTCAAAGAGCGCGTAGCAGGAGTGGATCTATTTGTTGAGTTGATGCGCTATTCGGCTGAGCAGGGCTGGCGAGTTTATTTTTTAGGTGCGAAAGAGGAAGTGGTGAAAGGCGTGGTGGATAAATTCACCGTGCAGTATCCAAATCTGCAAATTGCAGGCTACCGTAATGGGTATTGGTCTGCGGACCAAGAGCAATCAGTTGTTGATGCAATTACCCTAAGTAAAACTGATTTGCTCTTTGTGGCCATTAGCTCACCAAAAAAAGAACAGTTCTTGGGGAAATATCAGTCGCAAATGAAAGTGCCGTTTGCGATGGGCGTGGGCGGTACGTTTGATGTGATGGTGGGTAAAACCAAGCGTGCGCCTGTTTGGATGCAAAAAACTGGGTTTGAGTGGTTTTATCGCTTTTTGCAAGAGCCACGTCGAATGTTTAAGCGCTATTTTATTGAAGATATGTATTTCTTTGTTTTATTGGGTAAGGCCGTTTTTGTAAAAGCGATGGGTAAATCATGA